Proteins from a single region of Aquamicrobium lusatiense:
- a CDS encoding TonB-dependent receptor has translation MYCLTARHSLGARTARLLLTTAFASSFAIGITTGPGMAQSRTAKPAAGEKTEKTPKKQQENEDGTINLDTVLIHGKGGKPPAYAGGQVATGSGVGLLGNKDVMDTPFSTVSYTSDHVKNREAQDIGAAIGATDPSVYVPSKRTIFETFYIRGFSSSADDVLFNGLAGMAPNMRGSTEFADRIEVLKGPSTFLYGMPPAGSVGGIVSLVPKRAEDTPLTRLTTSYSSDSLWGVHADIGRRFGENKEWGIRVNGVLRDGHTAVDDEKHGMKIGSVGLDWRGERARFSVDYYKQKEDMDGVNYFGLSLSPAVTQIPSARNGKHSLAAPWAFNSTETDAVVLRGEVDLTDSITAYAAVGRRSGGYDALITSQTLLNNAGDISVSATRQKTDGTQYSGEAGLRGNFALGGVTHEWNLSASGFKSRIEFETNAKRNFWNTNYNDLDFGPAPDLPLLPNGAIEQHLSSYAFSDTMKAFDDRLQVTVGARYQNVKREQFYLPNGQLASSYESSRLTPGIGIVYKATDSISLYANYIEGLSPGSTAPLNAANSGDILKPYKTTQYEVGAKWDMGSVTTSLALFQIEKPSAYIDPATQIYDVYGEQRNRGVELSVYGEIRSGLRLLGGIAYTDAKVTKSDKAETQGRHATGVPSVMAKLGLEYDVGTIEGLTLLGNISYTGKRYANNTNTLTVPDFTTLDLGARYTTRIGDNPLTLRAMVQNVTNESYWAGGDLSGGYGAPRTFLFSATMDF, from the coding sequence ATGTACTGCCTGACTGCACGACACTCTCTTGGCGCGCGCACCGCGCGGCTGCTTCTGACCACGGCGTTCGCCTCATCCTTTGCCATCGGCATCACCACCGGCCCGGGCATGGCGCAAAGCCGGACTGCAAAACCCGCTGCCGGGGAAAAGACGGAGAAGACGCCGAAAAAGCAGCAGGAGAACGAGGACGGCACCATCAACCTCGACACCGTTCTCATCCACGGCAAGGGCGGCAAGCCGCCGGCCTATGCGGGCGGGCAGGTGGCCACCGGCAGCGGCGTCGGCCTGCTCGGCAACAAGGACGTCATGGACACGCCCTTCAGCACCGTTTCCTACACATCCGACCATGTGAAGAACCGCGAGGCGCAGGACATCGGAGCGGCGATCGGCGCCACCGACCCTTCCGTCTATGTGCCGAGCAAGCGCACCATATTCGAGACCTTCTACATCCGCGGCTTCTCAAGCTCGGCCGATGACGTGCTCTTCAACGGTCTGGCGGGCATGGCGCCCAACATGCGCGGCTCGACCGAATTCGCCGACAGGATCGAGGTCCTGAAAGGCCCCTCCACCTTCCTCTATGGCATGCCGCCGGCCGGCAGCGTCGGCGGCATCGTCTCGCTGGTTCCGAAGCGGGCCGAGGACACGCCGCTGACCCGGCTGACGACCAGCTATTCGTCCGACAGCCTGTGGGGCGTGCATGCCGATATCGGCCGCCGCTTCGGCGAGAACAAGGAATGGGGCATCCGCGTCAACGGCGTGCTGAGGGACGGCCACACGGCTGTCGATGACGAGAAGCACGGCATGAAGATCGGCTCGGTCGGCCTCGACTGGCGCGGCGAGCGTGCCCGCTTCTCGGTCGACTACTACAAGCAGAAGGAAGATATGGACGGGGTCAACTATTTCGGCCTTTCCCTGTCGCCGGCCGTCACCCAAATCCCGTCTGCGCGCAACGGCAAGCATTCGCTGGCCGCTCCATGGGCGTTCAACTCGACGGAGACCGATGCCGTGGTGCTGCGCGGCGAGGTCGATCTCACCGACTCCATCACCGCCTATGCCGCCGTCGGCCGCCGCTCGGGCGGCTACGATGCGCTGATCACCTCTCAGACGCTGCTGAACAATGCCGGCGACATCTCGGTTTCGGCCACCCGCCAGAAGACGGATGGCACGCAATATTCCGGCGAGGCGGGTCTGCGTGGCAATTTTGCGCTGGGCGGCGTTACGCATGAATGGAACCTGTCCGCCAGCGGCTTCAAATCCAGGATCGAGTTTGAAACGAACGCCAAACGGAATTTCTGGAACACCAATTATAACGATCTGGATTTCGGGCCGGCGCCCGACCTGCCGCTTCTGCCGAATGGAGCGATCGAACAGCATCTCTCCAGCTATGCCTTCTCCGACACGATGAAGGCCTTCGACGACCGTTTGCAGGTCACGGTGGGCGCAAGATACCAGAACGTGAAGCGCGAACAGTTTTATCTGCCGAACGGACAGCTTGCTTCCAGCTATGAGTCCAGCCGGCTCACCCCCGGCATCGGCATCGTCTACAAGGCGACCGACAGCATTTCGCTTTACGCCAATTACATCGAGGGTCTGAGCCCGGGCTCCACCGCGCCGCTCAACGCAGCCAATTCCGGCGACATTCTCAAGCCTTACAAGACCACGCAATATGAGGTCGGGGCCAAGTGGGATATGGGCAGCGTCACCACGTCGCTCGCCCTGTTCCAGATCGAGAAGCCCAGCGCCTATATCGATCCGGCCACCCAGATCTACGATGTCTATGGCGAACAGCGCAACCGGGGCGTCGAGCTCAGCGTCTATGGTGAAATAAGGTCTGGCCTGCGCCTTCTGGGCGGCATTGCCTATACCGATGCGAAGGTGACGAAGTCGGACAAGGCGGAGACGCAGGGCAGACACGCCACCGGCGTGCCTTCGGTGATGGCCAAGCTCGGTCTGGAATATGATGTCGGGACGATTGAGGGCCTGACCCTGCTCGGCAATATCAGCTATACCGGCAAGCGCTATGCCAACAACACCAACACCCTGACGGTGCCGGACTTCACAACGCTGGATCTGGGCGCGCGCTACACCACGCGGATCGGCGACAATCCGCTGACCCTTCGCGCCATGGTGCAGAACGTGACCAACGAATCCTACTGGGCCGGCGGTGATCTTTCCGGTGGTTATGGCGCACCCCGCACCTTCCTGTTCTCAGCCACGATGGACTTCTGA
- a CDS encoding TetR/AcrR family transcriptional regulator yields MIGSHPVTARGRPRTITRERLSDAGIEITLPNVTILGIAAHLGVSAKALYKHVSGLEELKQQIAEDLFLRWELPPPAPDGGEGLESFMLSFSQSMWMLVEQHPGIAPYILREDLITPAMMQKMEEHQQGVARIFGIPFTRANWLLFIVAYFCVSVADTVLPIKDGQEVLPHRGGMRRADWTKAQYDLGARALIVGSLATMDQIPEG; encoded by the coding sequence ATGATCGGGAGCCATCCTGTAACCGCGAGAGGTCGTCCAAGGACCATCACGCGGGAGCGCCTGAGCGATGCCGGCATCGAGATCACGCTTCCCAATGTCACCATTCTGGGCATTGCCGCGCATCTCGGCGTCAGCGCCAAAGCGCTCTACAAGCATGTCTCCGGCCTTGAGGAGCTGAAGCAGCAGATTGCGGAGGATTTGTTCCTGCGCTGGGAGCTTCCGCCGCCCGCACCCGATGGCGGGGAGGGGCTTGAAAGCTTCATGCTGTCGTTCAGCCAGTCCATGTGGATGCTGGTCGAGCAGCATCCCGGCATCGCGCCCTATATCCTTCGCGAGGACCTGATAACGCCGGCGATGATGCAGAAGATGGAAGAGCACCAGCAAGGTGTCGCGCGCATCTTCGGCATTCCCTTTACGCGGGCGAACTGGCTGTTGTTCATTGTTGCCTATTTCTGCGTTTCGGTCGCCGATACGGTGCTGCCCATCAAGGACGGGCAGGAGGTTCTCCCGCACAGGGGCGGAATGAGGAGAGCAGACTGGACCAAGGCCCAGTACGACCTCGGCGCAAGGGCGCTTATCGTCGGTTCGCTGGCGACCATGGACCAGATTCCGGAAGGCTGA